In the genome of Doryrhamphus excisus isolate RoL2022-K1 chromosome 11, RoL_Dexc_1.0, whole genome shotgun sequence, one region contains:
- the bicdl2l gene encoding bicaudal-D-related protein 2-like — protein MFDAADLLTGILVLPPACLFTLLLHGRLLSGREKTPRALFHCLPPRYARVRHAEQTSEVTSLSVFRKSQFGNILHLAVLQSAGSGCSVDVRTSIIMDYSQPFSLLNERLRPPLSPTEQLYSSLSRVQSKATKRGSLLALRRSTSMSEPEDDGEEERTNAEPRPLALLSLKEVREEMTVGSTQSMESGEAKEDGTDEQNSDEPDRPESPSNEGVSPFQRSCMTLPDLINSGRPLGRRRTLGHVNETLKEVRREVELSRRRSIKLKAQVDKLQESREGPGWSRDRDRVTEEVLSILSLLQLMTGPQARPAQPPHGGNRLDDALAQLQDVARKLAMKGTQDVKSKGGSGSEDSALLQQALRDRDEAIEKKKAMEAELLRSKTEMMLLNNQLLEAAQKRLELSLELEAWKEDVQLMLNQQLLLQHQVEQSQKKTSRVGILRRNKVPVQRPTNFPVVATRASPPSPASPTTSTTQNFFNRSPMTTAPAPVTPLSPSAAAPSWRDKWKRSNGGRRGEQGYMVEHRENDGFHVVSLD, from the exons ATGTTTGATGCTGCTGATCTGTTGACAGGAATTCTTGTTTTACCTCCAGCCTGTTTGTTTACACTTTTACTTCATGGAAG GTTGTTAAGTGGGAGGGAAAAAACCCCGCGTGCTTTGTTCCACTGCCTGCCACCGAGGTATGCCCGTGTGCGTCATGCGGAACAAACGAGTGAAGTCACGTCGCTGAGCGTCTTCAGGAAAAGCCAGTTTGGAAACATTCTTCATCTAGCTGTTCTTCAGAGTGCCGGCTCGGGCTGCTCAGTGGACGTTAGGACCTCCATCATCATGGACTACTCGCAGCCCTTCTCGCTCCTCAACGAGCGCCTCAGACCTCCGCTGAGCCCCACGGAGCAGCTCTACTCGTCCCTGAGCAGAGTCCAGTCTAAGGCGACCAAGCGCGGCTCGTTGCTGGCGCTGCGCCGCTCCACCTCCATGTCCGAACCCGAGGACGATGGCGAGGAGGAGAGGACCAACGCCGAGCCGAGACCGCTGGCCCTGCTGAGCCTGAAGGAGGTGCGAGAGGAAATGACCGTCGGTTCCACTCAGTCCATGGAGTCTGGGGAGGCCAAGGAGGACGGGACAGACGAGCAGAACTCTGATGAACCGGATCGCCCCGAGTCGCCGTCCAACGAGGGCGTGTCCCCGTTCCAAAGGAGCTGCATGACCCTGCCGGACCTCATCAACAGCGGGAGGCCGCTCGGCAGACGCAGGACCCTCGGACACGTCAATGAGACG CTCAAGGAAGTGCGTCGCGAGGTGGAACTGTCGCGCAGGCGCAGTATCAAGCTGAAGGCTCAGGTGGACAAGCTGCAGGAGAGCCGCGAAGGACCCGGATGGAGTCGAGACAGAGACAGG GTGACAGAGGAGGTTCTCTCCATCTTGAGTCTTCTGCAGCTGATGACAGGCCCGCAGGCCCGCCCAGCTCAGCCCCCCCATGGAGGAAACCGCCTGGACGATGCGCTTGCACAACTACAGGATGTCGCCAGAAAACTAGCCATGAAAGGAACACAG GACGTCAAGTCAAAAGGAGGAAGTGGTTCAGAGGACAGTGCCCTGCTCCAACAGGCGCTGCGGGATCGAGACGAGGCCATAGAGAA GAAGAAGGCTATGGAGGCAGAGCTTCTGCGGAGTAAGACGGAGATGATGCTGCTGAACAACCAGCTGCTGGAGGCTGCTCAGAAGCGCTTGGAACTGTCGCTGGAGCTGGAGGCATGGAAG GAGGATGTCCAGCTGATGCTCAACCAGCAGCTGCTTCTACAGCACCAAGTGGAGCAGAGCCAGAAGAAGACCTCACGCGTCGGCATCTTGAGGAGGAACAAAGTGCCCGTCCAGCGGCCCACCAACTTCCCTGTGGTGGCCACACGTGCCTCCCCGCCATCACCTGCCTCGCCCACTACAAGTACAACTCAAAACTTCTTCAACAGATCACCTATGACAACGGCACCGGCGCCCGTGACACCTTTGTCCCCCTCTGCTGCTGCTCCGTCATGGAGGGACAAGTGGAAACGGAGCAATGGCGGACGGCGAGGAGAGCAGGGTTACATGGTGGAGCATAGAGAGAACGATGGATTCCATGTGGTCTCGCTGGACTGA